A portion of the Gossypium arboreum isolate Shixiya-1 chromosome 8, ASM2569848v2, whole genome shotgun sequence genome contains these proteins:
- the LOC108467413 gene encoding uncharacterized protein LOC108467413: protein MSSASLSSSLPPTASASAGSRRNPHLRIPKTLFTFHHPHHHHHPFLLRVTNETSRTEVSTTDPINERLESDKIVDGMDFGELCNEFECISSPLVESTARQLVRDILELREGNRALGTYAVSVKYKDPVRSFTGREKYKRPLWITGALENPTVRVQEMVMLSTSVLNIKWTIQGKPKSFVAGIGGDLIIRVNSQFTLNQISGQVIEHEELWDLSSSSIIAQAFFWTSRRLFATIEAAKDLGDGAKDLSTRFSTKQENTEVYPDPSGDPSKFFQRDDGFQRDVYQIALFLAVLYFVVQFLRTTL from the exons ATGAGTTCTGCTTCCCTTTCCTCCTCTCTCCCGCCCACCGCCTCTGCCTCCGCCGGTTCCCGCCGCAATCCCCACCTCCGGATTCCCAAAACCCTTTTCACTTTTCACCATCCTCATCATCATCACCACCCTTTTCTACTCAGAG TTACAAATGAAACTAGCAGGACTGAAGTGTCTACTACTGATCCTATCAATGAGAGATTGGAAAGTGATAAGATTGTTGATGGGATGGACTTTGGCGAGCTTTGCAACGAGTTCGAATGCATTAGTAGTCCCTTAGTCGAATCAACAGCAAGACAACTCGTACGTGACATCCTAGAGCTCCGAGAAGGGAACCGTGCACTCGGAACATACGCTGTTTCTGTCAAATACAAG GATCCAGTACGAAGTTTCACTGGCCGTGAGAAGTATAAGAGACCACTTTGGATAACCGGTGCTTTAGAAAATCCAACTGTG AGAGTGCAAGAAATGGTGATGCTATCGACGAGCGTACTCAACATCAAATGGACAATACAAGGAAAACCGAAGTCTTTCGTTGCTGGCATAGGCGGTGATTTGATAATTAGAGTTAATTCGCAGTTCACTTTGAACCAAATTAGTGGGCAGGTGATTGAACATGAAGAGCTGTGGGATTTATCATCTTCATCAATCATTGCTCAGGCATTTTTTTGGACATCCCGTCGTCTCTTTGCCACCATCGAAGCGGCAAAGGACTTAGGCGATGGAGCCAAGGACTTGTCGACTCGTTTTTCAACTAAGCAAGAGAATACGGAGGTTTACCCGGACCCCTCCGGTGACCCATCTAAG TTCTTTCAAAGGGACGATGGATTCCAAAGAGATGTATACCAAATTGCATTGTTTCTGGCAGTCCTCTACTTTGTTGTACAGTTCTTAAGGACAACCCTTTAA
- the LOC108467412 gene encoding serine carboxypeptidase 1-like: MDNTMYSFISFCMLLLFSTFIEAAPNDSLITHLPGFNGDFPSKHYSGYVSIGKKNLFYYFVVSERNPGKDPVVLWLNGGPGCSSFDGFVYEHGPFNFQEGSPKGSLPTLHLNPYSWSKVSNIIYLDSPAGVGFSYSWNISEYITGDHKTATDTHAFLLKWFGLYPEFVSNPFYIAGESYAGIYVPTLSSEVVKGIKVGAKPTINFKGYMVGNGVCDPVFDGNALVPFTHGMALISDDIFQGVESSCGKNYSNPSKICDENIKKVYEAISDLNIYDILEPCYHDPTSQLGSKGNKSLPVSFQQLGATAKPLPVRTRMFGRAWPFRAPVKDGIVPLWPELAQTNSRDVPCFNDEVATLWLNDAKVRQAIHAQPENVSGTWELCTDRISYNHDAGSMIPYHKTLTLQGYRALIYSGDHDMCVPYTGTQAWTRSLGYKTIIPWRSWMSNGQVSGYLQGYDHDITFLTIKGAGHTVPEYKPMEALDFYSRWLDHKPI, encoded by the exons ATGGATAATACCATGTATTCTTTCATTTCATTTTGCATGTTATTGCTTTTTAGTACATTCATTGAAGCGGCTCCAAATGATTCTCTTATAACTCACCTACCTGGTTTCAATGGTGATTTTCCATCCAAACACTATTCTGG ATATGTGAGTATAGGGAAGAAGAATCTCTTCTATTACTTTGTAGTTTCAGAAAGAAACCCAGGGAAGGATCCAGTTGTGTTGTGGCTAAATGGTGGACCAGGTTGTTCTAGCTTTGATGGATTTGTTTATGAACATG GTCCTTTTAATTTTCAAGAGGGAAGCCCCAAAGGAAGCCTTCCCACATTACATCTCAATCCGTATAGTTGGTCTAAG GTCTCAAATATTATTTACCTAGATTCACCGGCCGGTGTCGGATTCTCTTATTCTTGGAATATAAGCGAGTATATAACCGGAGACCATAAAACCGCAACCGATACACATGCCTTCCTCCTCAAG TGGTTTGGTCTCTATCCGGAGTTTGTTAGCAATCCGTTCTATATTGCCGGAGAGTCTTATGCCGGAATCTATGTGCCCACTCTTTCTTCCGAAGTGGTGAAAG GGATCAAAGTTGGTGCAAAGCCCACAATaaatttcaag GGTTACATGGTGGGAAATGgggtgtgtgaccctgttttTGATGGCAATGCTCTAGTCCCCTTTACACATGGGATGGCCCTTATTTCAGATGATATTTTTCAG GGAGTTGAATCTAGTTGTGGGAAAAATTATTCAAACCCTTCTAAGATTTGTGacgaaaatataaaaaaagtttACGAG GCAATTTCCGACCTAAACATTTATGACATCCTTGAACCTTGCTACCATGATCCTACTTCACAACTAGGCTCAAAAGGAAACAAAAGCTTGCCAGTTAGCTTCCAACAATTAGGGGCTACAGCGAAGCCTCTTCCTGTGAGGACTCGGATGTTCGGTCGTGCTTGGCCGTTTCGAGCACCGGTTAAGGATGGTATCGTCCCTTTATGGCCTGAACTAGCACAAACGAACAGCCGCGATGTCCCCTGTTTC AATGATGAAGTTGCGACGCTATGGTTGAATGATGCAAAAGTTAGGCAAGCTATTCATGCCCAACCG GAAAATGTATCCGGGACTTGGGAGTTATGTACCGATAGAATAAGCTATAACCATGATGCTGGGAGTATGATTCCATACCATAAAACCCTAACACTCCAAGGTTATCGAGCACTTATTTACAG TGGAGACCATGATATGTGTGTGCCATACACTGGAACCCAAGCCTGGACCAGGTCACTCGGATATAAGACTATTATCCCATGGAGATCATGGATGTCTAATGGCCAAGTCTCTGG GTACTTGCAAGGATATGACCATGACATTACCTTTCTAACCATCAAG GGAGCAGGGCATACAGTTCCGGAATACAAACCAATGGAAGCATTAGACTTTTATAGCCGATGGTTGGATCATAAACCAATATGa